A window of the Citrus sinensis cultivar Valencia sweet orange chromosome 9, DVS_A1.0, whole genome shotgun sequence genome harbors these coding sequences:
- the LOC102625376 gene encoding cytochrome c oxidase copper chaperone 2: MGGLPLQDASSTLALPGSQPNQGLEVTKSGTESKPKKKICCACPETKKLRDECIVEHGEEACAKWIEAHRKCLRAEGFNV; encoded by the coding sequence ATGGGTGGACTGCCTCTGCAAGATGCTTCCTCTACCTTGGCTTTGCCGGGATCACAGCCGAACCAAGGCTTGGAAGTCACAAAATCTGGTACGGAGTCAAAACCAAAGAAGAAGATCTGCTGTGCTTGCCCCGAGACTAAGAAGCTGAGAGATGAATGTATAGTGGAACACGGTGAAGAGGCATGTGCAAAATGGATTGAGGCTCATCGTAAGTGCCTCCGTGCCGAGGGCTTTAATGTTTGA
- the LOC102625648 gene encoding uncharacterized protein LOC102625648, which translates to MGSAGFFLICILHSIIALTCGALMMFYTKEIYVFGHGIEVATKLQGSTPHDQLLIQISESFSGLLLFAIGCLLFMVAFVKDQKFQSFFAKGCVLLHISVAVWRVYIEINLDDLAHDCLRQVVGDIVLALSWVFLLVYSWREKYD; encoded by the coding sequence ATGGGCTCAGCTGGGTTCTTTTTGATATGCATTCTACACTCAATTATAGCTCTAACGTGTGGAGCTTTGATGATGTTTTACACCAAGGAGATTTATGTCTTTGGCCATGGCATTGAGGTTGCAACCAAGCTTCAAGGTTCGACACCTCACGATCAGCTCTTGATCCAAATCTCCGAGTCGTTTTCGGGGCTGCTGTTGTTTGCCATTGGGTGCCTTTTGTTTATGGTTGCATTTGTTAAGGATCAAAAGTTTCAAAGCTTCTTCGCCAAGGGGTGCGTCCTGCTTCACATTTCAGTAGCCGTTTGGAGGGTCTACATTGAGATAAATCTTGATGATCTTGCCCATGATTGTCTCAGGCAGGTTGTTGGAGATATTGTACTGGCTCTTTCTTGGGTGTTCTTGCTTGTGTATTCATGGAGGGAGAAGTACGATTAG